tttgtttatttcattatgtatggtatatctcttttttgttgttgtaactgttgttgtttctcttttcCTTCTTCATGATTACGAATTATTGCATTTCCCCTGTTTTGTCCAgtgcacaaaaataaacaaaagtggGCGTTCATTTTTCGATCGCTATAGCTGAGCTTTATTCACTGCCTTCAAACGGAAGTcaagtgttgttgtttagtttttagtttgtaataattttagttgttcaatttgtattcattttgtatgagtagatatcaaattaaatgtaaatgtgtaaATGTACGTAAAATCAAGCAATACTCTCGATCAATCAAAACAGCAGCCGACAAAATTCCTCTCATGGATCGCAGCTTGGATTCCATTGGCAGCTGCTCACTAGATGTTGATGCCGATTCATCCGATATATCAGGTATAGCAATCAtcacagcacacacacgcacacacatgttaATGTGGCGCACACctaaccacaaaaaaaaactactaaAAGTGTTGTCAACTctactcttttatttttctctttttttctgtttctgttaccacttttgtttttgtttctgtttcgatttctttattttttgctgctgcttctgctgccgttgttattgttatattcGGGTTTGTCCAATTTGCATTgccaaaaaacttttgcttgcGGAATTAAATTATCATTTCACATTGTAAATTCACAGATACCAGCGGCAGCTTGAACTTTCCAACGCCCATCTCGGTGAAGGACATAACGCGTGAGTTTACAGCCAATATACGTGAGCGTTGCACGTTGCGCTCTCCgctgcagccgcagccgcagcgaACGATAACCGCAAACACCGTCGCCTACGTCAACCTGGACGGAACGAGGACGGGTGGAGTGCGTATGGTGCTGTCACCGCCAGttaacgacgacgacgacgctgttGCAGTCGATGAGTCGACTGCCCCATTGGAgcacaacatcatcagcaacaacagtctTGTTGTGGATGCCGTTGAGAAGAAGCCGAGCTATCTGAATTTAGCCTGCTGCGTCAACGGCTATTCCAATCTGACCACTTACGACTCCAAGATACGCCAGGATATTAATAAATCGCGCGAAGTCTCGCCCATACGGCCCTCGACCAGCAGTCTGCAGTATTGCAAGCGCAGCAATTCGCTGGCAGCGCCGGTGCTACACACGATGCCAATACATACGAAGCAACCCATCACGGCTGCCAGCAACACAGCCAACAAATACACAACACTCATCAACGAggcccacaacaacaataataataatcacagCAATGGCTTGCTGGAGAATGGCGATCACTTGTATAGCAATGGTGCGGCTGGCGATAAATCGCATGGCACCACAACGACCAGCAGCTTTATTCAGCAGCGTGTCGAGCGTCTCTATGGACCGGGCGCATTAGCGCAGGGCTTTTACAGTCCCAAAAAGCATAGCTCCAGTTTGTCACCAGTGCCCAGGCAGAAGAAAACGCAATATCAACAGCATGAACTCGATGTGCCACCGCAGAGCACGGAGCTGTCGCGTAAATTTAAACAGCTCTCGCCCAGCAAAGACTACGGTGAATTCCGCAAGAAgttgcaaaataattgcacGCAAACGGCGACGGCACGCTCGCAATTGGAGACGtcagcggcggcggcaacaacTGGCCACAATGGTGATGTGGATTTGCCTGTATTCAGACACTTGAGTCACGAGTTTCGCGCCCAGTTGCCAACGGTTTCGCCCAAACGCAGTGTGCCGCGCACATCACCGGCGCCCGAGGTGCCGCTGCCCGCAACGAATGGCATCAAATTGCCAGcgacggcaacgacaacgacaaatgTGGATGTGGTGGATCATGAGCCAATCAAGGCGACACAACTGAACTCCGAGGAGTACATCAGCTCCACCAAGATTGAGCCGATAATGAAAGCCACACCAGAAGTTGAAgatgtcgctgttgctgtccctgttgctgttgctgttgctgttgcacagcCTGTGGCAGTGGAGAAGGATGGTAACTATTTTCTGAAAATACTCAAAGACGAACAGGTTCGTCTTCTTGCGCTGGCCGCCGTAGCTGAGAAGTATATCGATGCCTTGACTGTGAGTACTCATTGTTATCTCATTATTAGCTAAAACTAACAGTTCAAAACTTTTGCAGAACAATCCTGATATCACAGAGGACACTTTTGGTCTACTCCGTTCCGCCTCGGGCAAGGCACGTCTGCTGGTCTCAcagaaaatgaaacaattCGAGGGTAAATCTCATAAATTTCTAAAGATTTCAATGTGCTAATTGGATTTTCACACCTCTTTGCAGGTCTGTGTCACAACAATTTGAATCGGTCGCCGGAAGATGCGTTTCCGACCACAATTGATGATTTGCAAGGCTTCTGGGATATGGTGTACTTGCAGGTGACGCATGTGGATTCCATATTCGCTGATATTGAGCAATTAAAGAGCAACGATTGGCACGTGAGTCATAGTCACAAAACGGCTGCAACAATCATCTGTTTTAATACGTATTCATTTGTTTACAGCGTGTTATCGAGCCACCAAAGGCGGACGCAGCGCCGCTTAAATCGACAAAAACTCCAAAGACTGGCAATCTAAAAACGAAATCAACAAGCGGCTCTGGCGGCGGCAATGCAGGAGGCGCAACTGGTAATAGCTCGAAACCACCTGCATCCAATTCGGTGGCTGCTATGAAGCGTGAGGCGCAACGCAAGCAATTGATGGAAATGAAACGTCAGCGTCGTGAGGCTTTggccgccgctgccgcagccgctgcggacaacaataaaacagcctgtgatggtgatggtgatgctACTAAGGCTGATGGTGTTGGTAatggagttgttgttgatgttgttggtaATGGGGATCCTAATGCTGCTGAAgtgcaggcaacaacaattggtgATACTGTTAACATTGCCGTTAAGAACAGCAGCTGAATCGTGCTGactgcattttgtttgtctgcAATAAGCAATACACACATGCTCTctagttatatatttagatTAACTCACTCACAGACACACcacatatatacaaacatacataacacacactcactcactcactcatacacacttcaacgaaagaaacaaaaaaagaacttaGAAATTTCTAGTTGAATTAATCCTTAACTAGTCCCaactaaaaaattatatattcacACGGTGTGGAGCTTTTAATATATCGCATAATAATTTAATCCAAAAGTGTCACAAGGTGTCACCTATTgtcacaacaataaaaataacaacaacaacatcaacaacaacatgagatccaaaaacaacaattaacgGCCGCAACAAGTTAGCAAGACTTTAAGCTCTTGTGTCCATTGATTAGACATatgatacaaatacaaaacaaatacaaccaATCAACACAAATTACATAGTTATCATCGTTAACGGCTcgttgtaaattgtttataaagtTTGCCTTATCTACGTGTTTTTTGCTCGTTAAATCATTTTGCTGTGCACTCTAAACaacattaatttgtttgtaattttttacacatactcacacaaacacatacacataatttataaaagacatttatttttgtgtaattgTATTAGCAATTTAAGTACAACTAATGCAAAACaccaagaaaacaaaacaaaaactaaacaagacaaaaaaaacgaaactttTGTATtacatattcaaattttgtgaACGCAACGTAAAAGAAtctaaattatacaaatatattttttggcatattaGCTACATGTATTgagatttaataatttgtaagtTATGATgcaagtaaaagcaaaaaaaatgataaacaaaaaacaatctCACTctctattaatttttaatgttttgtaataaattatttttcaccTACCTgggcattttttatttgaactatTAATAGAAATGCGTGATCATAAATTCCAACGATTATCCAAAAGTGAAATTAGGTCAtagcattataaattattttatttttatcaatcggggaaaatatgaaagtaatttgttattaatataacTACGTAAATTCCAAACACAAATCATGACTAACAAGGCAGTAAACTCAACCCCTCAAGCAGTGCACTGCTTGCTTAACAGGGCTGTCATTGAGTCAGACGCTCTTGAGTGAAAATGTTAGCATTGACTGTTAACTTCATTCTGttaacagttgctgttgttctaaGGTAACATTCACTCAAATGTTCTGAAATTTGAGTTGAAATGTGAATTTCTTGAAGATGCAGCAGAAAAAACTTCccaaactaaatttaaattaaagaaaaaggatttatatattttttaatcgCTTTTATTTGGCTTCTATGGTACGACTTATGGTTAATCTATTTGTAAGTACAAATTTCTGTTATTCACTTTgcttcaattgcatttttccATTGCTCATCATAACTTGATCTCgattcatttaatataatttcatatttcagcGTCTCATCATGTGTGGATCGAAGCAAGTAAATTAGCGTAATACTACgacagataataataatatatatatctatatatatagatcGCTTCGTTAAACTAAATTCATCTCTAACTATATAATTTGggcaataaatatgaaatttatatattagatttgtttatttaatatgtatggtagatatacaatatatatgtatgtatgtatgcatgtgtgtattcatatgtatacatatatatgtgtatatgtatatatactatatatagtataagtaTTAACAATAATTCTTGTAAGCAATTACTAAGGTTCTAGtacatatttacaaatgaacgatagaaatagaaacaacatttttgaggGGTGCATAAGATCTGATCTCAGACACTGCTACTCGATAAAGAGGATCGATCAATCGATCGATGGAGGAGAAGCTGCTTGGAGGAGTTCTTGTATTTAATCGATAATCAATCTCAAGGTCTGACCGACTGACTGacttgactgattgattgattgattgactgttTGAATGGCTAGAagcaactacaaaaatacttaatgcaaacagcaaactTGAGGCAGCCCGTCTAAACAACATTCTCTAggcgtttgtgtgtgctttgtatgtaaatatgtgaTGTACATATTGATGTAATTCAATGtctgtatgtatgcatgtttgtaaaggtttctctctctctagtatttgagtattttgtGGCCAAGTACGAGTACAACTACTAATCGTCAGTGCCATTCAACAGGTCCGCCAACGAGAGCAGCGCCGGCGAGCAACATCCGTTGTTGCCACTCGATGcgtgcagcagttgcaactcAATTGCGTaggcagcagctgcggcagcaaccgctgctgttgccgatGCTGTGGCAGAGGCGGATACGCTGGTGGCATTCGAGTTGGAGGTGGAATTGGAGTTGGAGGCGTTAGTGTTCACATTGCTGGAGTCAGTGTTgcgatgatgttgctgctgctgctgtgattgctgctgttgttgttgctgttgctccctCTCCCTGAGCAGCTGTTAGTCAAGATTGTGGGGCGGCGTGCTGTTCGCACCGCCCAGCATAAACGATGAGGGACTGTGCACCGAAATGCTATCCAGGTCCAATGTGCCATCGCCCTTCTCCAGCATGCCGCTGCCATCTTGCTTCATCATCATGCGACGCCATTTGGCTCGCGCATTCTGAAACCAAACCTGCCAAAAACAAGAGAGAGATGTTAGTGTTTGTTATGagtgtctgttgttgtttgagtgTTGCAAGAGTATTGCTCACCTGTAGGACTCTCTTTGGTAAACCCGTTTTCTGCGACAATTGCTTCAGATCCTTGGCATCGGGATTGTGATTGATTGCAAAGTAGGACTTCATGGTGCGCAGCTGATGATGCTTGAACGAGGTGCGCATTCGTTTGGTCCGTGATGAGGCGCTCATGTGTGAGCCGCGCCCAAAGTCCACATACTCGGTGTTGAGATCTgtcaaacaaaaagcaaaaaaaatcagaaaaaatCACATTTAGTTGTTGTGCAGTTCGCGACTTTTACAGCTTGAGCACAAATGTTTCGGTTTACGACTCGAACATGCGGTTTTTTGAAGCTCGTAAAGGAATACTCGTAAAAACTTTTGGTTCGCTGCACTGGCGCCAGTTTGAACCAGGTTCAGCTAAACAGCAACACAGCTTCAGGTTGCAAGCCATTAAGCAGGTTTTTTATGGctactttttggtatttacAACCTACCTATATTCGCTGTGAATGCCTCGATATCCTTGGGCTTGCGCTTGCGCGGTCTCCCCTTTTGACGCGCCGGCTGCGGCAGTCCGGTTATGACATGCGATGTGGGCACAAAGATGCCCGTAGGAACAATACTACGACTGGGATCCGAGTGCGGACTCGACGAGTCATTGTGCGGCGATCCAAATTGCGTGCTATACGGATATGTGGCACTCATGCTCGACGATGCAGCGTCTCCCTCCCTCGCTATGCTATAGTGTGTTCTGTTGCAGATAGgaacaatcaatcaattcagTATTAATGTTAAATAGAAAAGTATATTCACTTACCTGCAATAGATGTGTGCATCGATGATGCCATATTGATCCCCCTTGGTGAGCGGCGTGTGGCACACGGTGCAGCAGAAGCAGTTGACATGAAAGACCAGGTTGCGGGCGCGCATGACCAGCTCGTTGGAGCTTATGGAGGCCAGGCAGCGGGAACAGCGGCGAGTACCAAAAAAACTGCAAgtaaagaaatacatttacaacatatttagtttatttgcaGAAACAATACAAAGTAGAATTAGAAATTAAGAGACTTCAAATTTCAtcaatagaaaaatataaattattctcTTATTAACTTTAAGAAAAGaataatgtttataattaggtatgaaattttaaaaaaaattggaaattattattaaaatttatttagtagAATACTTAacattatatttgaaattaataatgagTTGCAATGACTTTACACAGATAGAAAAAAATCTAtctttttaagattttttcaatattaaaaaaaacaatcttgaaataagattttttaggttgaaaaagtcttgaatcaagattttcatgctaaatttgcatttcagaTTAAAGATTAagattaaaaatgaaaaaatctttatgaattttgtattctatattGAAAAGAAGATTGCAATCGATCGatttttcgatcttaaaaaaaagaagcaaagtATTCAAGCAGTCAGCAAATTATTCTGCATGTATGAAAATAGCAATTGAATTAAGTACTAATCACTTTAATTTATAGACTACAAATcacaaaaactacaaattcGCTATTTCTTCATTGTCTCattgactttaattttaaaaattattgatttacaAATGTAGTTTTCGTATTCAGCAGAAGTTctattgcaattattattgcCGATCTGTCTGATAAATCACAAATATTCTTAAGACAAGTTTGTGCATTTTATAAAAACCTGTTGTCTGATTGCTAGTTGACATAAACTTCTAGATTTTTGCAATTCATAAAGCAAGAtttgtaaaaattattttaatatcttttataGTATTAATCATcatattattaaaacattaacCAGAACTGcctgaatatataatataagtaaGGCAAGAAAACTTAAAGACAACTATTAAAATGaagaactttaatttaaattcaatgctATTtatgtctgtctttctgtctgtccatcaCCCTAAAGACCTATAAATGTAGGTATAACTATTAGAGATACAAAATTTGTGAACTACTTTCACAGTTAGTGAATCAATTTCCGCTGCCTTTGTGCTAGAGTATGTGCAAGTGTAACCCCAAAGCATTCTTggcttttgttgcctttgaaCTCGACAACTACTTATGCACAATTATATGGCATGATATTAACAAAAATCGAAGCCTATTTGTTTGGGGCAATAATCTCGGCAGAGCCCAGGGCCAAAATTATGGTGCCTCAGTCGCAGCCTAATAACATGTTTGGTCAGGAAGTTGGCTGAGCTACTGTCGAGaagcagtcgcagtcgaagtcaGAGGTGCAGGCAAACGGGAGCGGCACAATAGATCGGTTAACAAAACGCCCACTCATCGTCAGTCGTCATCCTCAGTCGTCAGTCGTTAGTCGGCAGTCCTCGATCctcaatggcaacggcaacgtcaTCGTCTCAGCAACATCATCTTTAACGTCAGTTGGATATTCGTGCATTTTGCTACTGTTTTCACTTTCGCAAATGACAGATCAAAGATTACCAACATCAGTCATAATCATCGGGGTGTTTTGTCGATTTCGTGCCAAATAATGATGACCCTGGACACAGAGAGTGCCATCCATTCCCAAGTCAAGAGTGTGGCAAAAGGAGAAACATCAAATACGCGAAACACGCGATTTCTTTGacattaatcaaaataattggCGCATTTCACTCCGACTCCGAATCCGATTCCGACTCAGACTGGCAACTTCGCTCAACAGACTCATTCGCACATCGCAGTCGTTGGGCTAAAATAAAACTGCAGACACAGAGctgcaacacaaaaacaattccatataaatttatcatatttatatagcGCACTTTTGTGGCATGCCCCTCTCGATGTACTTTGCCTGGCTCCTCTCCTTTGGCTCCCATTTGCATTTCGTTGAAAATGATTTGGGATGTGACGCCGAGATTTTtgtcacattcacattcacattcacattcacattcacatttggCTTGTCGCACAACTTGTCGCGGGCAAAACACTTGCGAGATATTCTTCAGATACAGTTGGAATTGGAGTCAGAAACGGAGAGTCGCAGACTCTCACTCGATCTTTcactgtggcagcagcagcagcagcagcagaagagaGATACCTTGTGCCGCAAGACGCAAGCcccataaataatattaaacatgGATGCAGCACAGGCAGCGTCAACATCATGCGACTCGACGGCAACAAACGGCGACGCTTTGCCTGCTACCAACTCATAAAACTGTTTCAGACTCGTACAACAACgaggagaagcagcagccgGCGATGCCTTCATTTCGCTGTGGCACTTTATTTCATTCTGAGGCCCCCTCTCcacctgccacgccccctttttTGTGCCTCAGACGAGCCGAGCAGCGAGAGCGAGTGCGAGagaaaaatgaattatgaTTATTGCCATGTAAAAGAGCAGGCGAAATGTCAAAGTGACAACGCCTAATATATGATTATGTTTTCGAGCGCTTCGAAATCTGatactctcacacacacacacagtcgcacactctcacacacacacacatattctgAGTGTGGCCAGCAATTGCAGTCTCAGCTCCAACCGTCAGCTTGTTgatgtgttgttgtcgttgtcgttgtcgctgttttGGCTTCTGAGTGTTGCcccagacaacaacaacaacaaccacggcaacaacaacgactatTTCCCACCACACGGCGTACATCAATCCCAACACAACGCGAACTCGGAACTCGACTCCAAACTCGACTCGATCCCGTTGCGAGTGCGATCCCAAAAACAAGAACTCGACCCGGTTGACTGCCTTGGTTAACCGCATCGTTCACTGCTCTTCtggttggtgctgctgctcgatgttcttgttgttgttgttgctgttgtcattgttgtccTGCACTTGTTTCGGAGGCGTTGCCCACTTGAAGCGTGCGAAGCTATGACACATGTGagcatcaccagcagcagcagcagcagcaaaagtatCACCAGCAACcacagtaacagcagcagcaacatcaacatcatgCTCTtcatcagcagctgctgctgatgcagctCTTATGATAGCAAGGCCCTAGACGGTCTACTACCATATTTTATTGAAGTCAAGATTTTTGTTTAGCCTCTGATTACGCCAATAGATAAGTTTGCACTTTCAAGGAGAGGAAAgagaagttgctgctgctcttgctgatgttgctgttgctgttggtggtgGCTTTTTGCTACTTAGACGTGGCTGATAACAGACAACGAAATCGTGGCCAAGTGGCGCGCGGCGTTTGCTGCCACTTGGGCCACTCTCGCGGCCACTCCATGGACAACTCGATGATGCAGCTCCTGTTAAAAACCTGAATAGAGCCGAAGTTTTCAGGGCGGAAATGCATATGGCGAACcgagagctgagagctgagagttgagttgaggaACAGGACACGCTGAAGTGTAAACCGACGTGTGGCgtaactgctgctgctgtt
This is a stretch of genomic DNA from Drosophila albomicans strain 15112-1751.03 chromosome 3, ASM965048v2, whole genome shotgun sequence. It encodes these proteins:
- the LOC117568443 gene encoding uncharacterized protein LOC117568443 isoform X1 — its product is MSRYQIKCKCVNVRKIKQYSRSIKTAADKIPLMDRSLDSIGSCSLDVDADSSDISDTSGSLNFPTPISVKDITREFTANIRERCTLRSPLQPQPQRTITANTVAYVNLDGTRTGGVRMVLSPPVNDDDDAVAVDESTAPLEHNIISNNSLVVDAVEKKPSYLNLACCVNGYSNLTTYDSKIRQDINKSREVSPIRPSTSSLQYCKRSNSLAAPVLHTMPIHTKQPITAASNTANKYTTLINEAHNNNNNNHSNGLLENGDHLYSNGAAGDKSHGTTTTSSFIQQRVERLYGPGALAQGFYSPKKHSSSLSPVPRQKKTQYQQHELDVPPQSTELSRKFKQLSPSKDYGEFRKKLQNNCTQTATARSQLETSAAAATTGHNGDVDLPVFRHLSHEFRAQLPTVSPKRSVPRTSPAPEVPLPATNGIKLPATATTTTNVDVVDHEPIKATQLNSEEYISSTKIEPIMKATPEVEDVAVAVPVAVAVAVAQPVAVEKDGNYFLKILKDEQVRLLALAAVAEKYIDALTNNPDITEDTFGLLRSASGKARLLVSQKMKQFEGLCHNNLNRSPEDAFPTTIDDLQGFWDMVYLQVTHVDSIFADIEQLKSNDWHRVIEPPKADAAPLKSTKTPKTGNLKTKSTSGSGGGNAGGATGNSSKPPASNSVAAMKREAQRKQLMEMKRQRREALAAAAAAAADNNKTACDGDGDATKADGVGNGVVVDVVGNGDPNAAEVQATTIGDTVNIAVKNSS
- the LOC117568443 gene encoding uncharacterized protein LOC117568443 isoform X3, whose amino-acid sequence is MVLSPPVNDDDDAVAVDESTAPLEHNIISNNSLVVDAVEKKPSYLNLACCVNGYSNLTTYDSKIRQDINKSREVSPIRPSTSSLQYCKRSNSLAAPVLHTMPIHTKQPITAASNTANKYTTLINEAHNNNNNNHSNGLLENGDHLYSNGAAGDKSHGTTTTSSFIQQRVERLYGPGALAQGFYSPKKHSSSLSPVPRQKKTQYQQHELDVPPQSTELSRKFKQLSPSKDYGEFRKKLQNNCTQTATARSQLETSAAAATTGHNGDVDLPVFRHLSHEFRAQLPTVSPKRSVPRTSPAPEVPLPATNGIKLPATATTTTNVDVVDHEPIKATQLNSEEYISSTKIEPIMKATPEVEDVAVAVPVAVAVAVAQPVAVEKDGNYFLKILKDEQVRLLALAAVAEKYIDALTNNPDITEDTFGLLRSASGKARLLVSQKMKQFEGLCHNNLNRSPEDAFPTTIDDLQGFWDMVYLQVTHVDSIFADIEQLKSNDWHRVIEPPKADAAPLKSTKTPKTGNLKTKSTSGSGGGNAGGATGNSSKPPASNSVAAMKREAQRKQLMEMKRQRREALAAAAAAAADNNKTACDGDGDATKADGVGNGVVVDVVGNGDPNAAEVQATTIGDTVNIAVKNSS
- the LOC117569263 gene encoding protein apterous, coding for MGVCTEERPVMHWQQSARFLGPGAREKSPTPPVAHQGSNQCGSAAGANNNHPLFRTCSTSSSCPDICDHSTKPFGNAYGSESYRSYETADRATFEDSTAKFSISRSRTDCTEVSDETTSGISFKTEPFGPPSSPESTNDSKVTRNPDDCAGCGRQIQDRFYLSAVEKRWHASCLQCYACRQPLERESSCYSRDGNIYCKNDYYSFFGTRRCSRCLASISSNELVMRARNLVFHVNCFCCTVCHTPLTKGDQYGIIDAHIYCRTHYSIAREGDAASSSMSATYPYSTQFGSPHNDSSSPHSDPSRSIVPTGIFVPTSHVITGLPQPARQKGRPRKRKPKDIEAFTANIDLNTEYVDFGRGSHMSASSRTKRMRTSFKHHQLRTMKSYFAINHNPDAKDLKQLSQKTGLPKRVLQVWFQNARAKWRRMMMKQDGSGMLEKGDGTLDLDSISVHSPSSFMLGGANSTPPHNLD
- the LOC117568443 gene encoding uncharacterized protein LOC117568443 isoform X2 produces the protein MDRSLDSIGSCSLDVDADSSDISDTSGSLNFPTPISVKDITREFTANIRERCTLRSPLQPQPQRTITANTVAYVNLDGTRTGGVRMVLSPPVNDDDDAVAVDESTAPLEHNIISNNSLVVDAVEKKPSYLNLACCVNGYSNLTTYDSKIRQDINKSREVSPIRPSTSSLQYCKRSNSLAAPVLHTMPIHTKQPITAASNTANKYTTLINEAHNNNNNNHSNGLLENGDHLYSNGAAGDKSHGTTTTSSFIQQRVERLYGPGALAQGFYSPKKHSSSLSPVPRQKKTQYQQHELDVPPQSTELSRKFKQLSPSKDYGEFRKKLQNNCTQTATARSQLETSAAAATTGHNGDVDLPVFRHLSHEFRAQLPTVSPKRSVPRTSPAPEVPLPATNGIKLPATATTTTNVDVVDHEPIKATQLNSEEYISSTKIEPIMKATPEVEDVAVAVPVAVAVAVAQPVAVEKDGNYFLKILKDEQVRLLALAAVAEKYIDALTNNPDITEDTFGLLRSASGKARLLVSQKMKQFEGLCHNNLNRSPEDAFPTTIDDLQGFWDMVYLQVTHVDSIFADIEQLKSNDWHRVIEPPKADAAPLKSTKTPKTGNLKTKSTSGSGGGNAGGATGNSSKPPASNSVAAMKREAQRKQLMEMKRQRREALAAAAAAAADNNKTACDGDGDATKADGVGNGVVVDVVGNGDPNAAEVQATTIGDTVNIAVKNSS